CAAAAGTCATATCTTGTCGTTGATTTTCACTAAGTTCAGTGTGTATTTTCTTGTTTCTTCTACAATCAAGAAAAGTATTTTGGAAAGCATAAATATGTTGGATGGTTTTTGGCAGATTGTTTGGCAGAATGAAAGTCTATTTCACTTAAGTATTCTCTTTACTTTTCTTGTCGCGCTGTCATTGGAAATTTGGATAACTATTCAGTATTGGCAATCGCTAAATCAAGAAGTCAGAGTTTTGAAGATCATTAATCAAAACCCTAACAATCCGCGCTTAAATTCTAAACAAAGAGAATTAGCAGGTGACTATTTAGAAAAACAAGGCACTCAGCAATACAGACTAAAACAAAACCTTCAGAGTTTGCTTAAAGTCTCTCCTAGTCAGTTGCGTTTTGCTACGACAGTCTGCACAGCGATAGGTGTACTTGGCACATTCTACGGGATTCAGAAATCATTGCAAGGCATTGATTTCAGCAATATCACTTCAGATGATTTGCTCTCACAGGTTCAGGATATTGTTTCTGGGATGGGGACAGCCTTTTCTACTTCACTATTCGGTTTAGGCTGTAGTAGCATTTTGACTATTACCTTGGCGATCGCCGAATTTTCAAGGCGGTTTATTCAGAAATCCAATAAAAGAAAAATATTACCGATTCTTGATCGATTAATTATCCAAGAGCAAAATGAGAATTTAATTTTAGATAAGTTTGATCGACTTGTTGACCAATTAGAAAAGAATGGCTCTGCTCAAACAACTCAAGCCTTAGAACAAATCGCAAGGCGACTAAACCCTCAAGCAATTGGACAAGCCGTTGGGCAAAGTATTAATGCAGAGCTTACTCCTGTGTTCAGCAAGATTGAAGAAAATAATAAATCACTTTTATTAATCAACCAATCCCAAAAAGAAACGCTGGATAATTTAATACAAAATATGCGTAGAGAATTAATTGAGCCTGTCACGGAAGAATTAAGGCGTAGCGCTGAATTGACTGAGCAAGCCTCTACTGCAATTATGTTACTGAACAAAGAACTGGGAGAAATTACTATTA
The genomic region above belongs to [Limnothrix rosea] IAM M-220 and contains:
- a CDS encoding MotA/TolQ/ExbB proton channel family protein; this translates as MIFPSIKNHKSHILSLIFTKFSVYFLVSSTIKKSILESINMLDGFWQIVWQNESLFHLSILFTFLVALSLEIWITIQYWQSLNQEVRVLKIINQNPNNPRLNSKQRELAGDYLEKQGTQQYRLKQNLQSLLKVSPSQLRFATTVCTAIGVLGTFYGIQKSLQGIDFSNITSDDLLSQVQDIVSGMGTAFSTSLFGLGCSSILTITLAIAEFSRRFIQKSNKRKILPILDRLIIQEQNENLILDKFDRLVDQLEKNGSAQTTQALEQIARRLNPQAIGQAVGQSINAELTPVFSKIEENNKSLLLINQSQKETLDNLIQNMRRELIEPVTEELRRSAELTEQASTAIMLLNKELGEITINLGKSVETIRDFQQGTLVELKTFADSLKGTLEEFRTETTKTIDYALKESIDCLKIQQEEFKKSSEESDRLLKNTTRRAIKLMDNAGKNLQASLANIDESLDKMRITAQKELESFRVAYQEELVAFLDSQNQLLEGTLGKQRDALKEVVESLKSAFEAEIKQREALVNDLESTMKIVKEGVESIGKSYEDTHEKVVTIHKFSAQLNSNFDQRILQLNELSDYVGKAAKEQSERYQKHIEASEQWQKKFFDSADSALSAICGDLLGAAELLLNAENTANGNN